CAGCCAAGAGGACTGGATACGAGGTTGTGGGGGTACGCCAGTTGGATTTACGGGGCCTGTCATCCGTAAACGAAGGTGTCCCGGATTGATCGGTCGTCGGCTTGACCGGCCGTCAGCGGCGGCGGCGGTGCAGGGCGATCGCCGCCGCGGTGCCGCCGGCCACCGCGCCCACGCCGGCCGCGGCGGGGATACCGACCTTGGCCGCCTTGCGGCCGGTGCGGTAGTCGCGCAGGCGCCAGTCCAGCTCGCGGGCGTGCTTGCGCAGCTTGGAGTCCGGGTTGATGGCGTAGGGGTGGCCGACCAGGGACAGCATCGGGATGTCGTTGTGCGAGTCGCTGTAGGCGGCGCAGCGGCTCAGGTCCAGGCCCTCGGCCGCGGCCAGCGCGCGGACCGCCTCGGCCTTCGCGGGGCCGTGCAGCGGTTCGCCGACGAGCTTGCCCGTGTAGACGCCGTCGACCGACTCGGCGACCGTGCCCAGGGCGCCGGTCAGGCCCAGGCGGCGGGCGATGACCTGGGCGATCTCGACGGGGGCCGCCGTCACGAGCCAGACCCTCTGGCCCGCGTCCAGGTGGGCCTGGGCCAGGGCGCGGGTGCCGGGCCAGATGCGCTCGGCCATGTACTCGTCGTAGATCTCCTCGCCGATCGACTGGAGCTCGGCGACGCGGTGGCCCTTGACGATGGACAGGGCCGAGTCGCGGGCCTCCTGCATGTGTTCGGGGTCCTCGACCCCGGCCAGCCGGAACCATGCCTGCTGCCAGGCGAACCGGGCGAGGTCGCGCGTCTCGAAGAACTTCCGCTTGTACAGGCCCCGACCGAAGTGGAACAGGGCGGCACCCTGCATGACGGTGTTGTCCAGGTCGAAGAAGGCGGCGGCCTGGTCGTCGCCGTGCACCGGGAACTGCGGTTCCTCGGGCGTGCCGACGGCCTCCTGCGAGGACTTGCGGGCAGCCTCCGCCGAGGCCTCGCCTGCCAAAACGCTCCGCGCCGTGGCGGAGCGCCTACGGGGAGTGAGCCATCCGAGAGCGGCCATGGCGTGAGCATAGCCAGATTGTTCGGGGGTTCCGGAGTCGAGAGGTTCGGAGCGTGTGAACTCTCGGCGAGCGTGTCGTCAAAGGTGTCGGCCGGGACAGGCACGACCGGCGTGTCCCCTGGTGCTTTCACGGGGGTTCCCCTCGTTCACGGGCGCGCGACAATGGCGGACATGAGTCCCCTCTTTCGTCGCAGGCCCCCTCGGGACCGGCTCGTCACCCTGATCCGGAAGCCCGGCTGTCATCTGTGTGATGACGCACAGGTCGTCGTGGAGAAGGTGTGCGGTGATCTGGGAGTCCCCTGGGAGCAGAAGGACATCACCGAGGATCGGGAACTGCACGACCAGTACTGGGAACAGATCCCGGTCGTGCTGGTGGACGGCAGGCAGCACACGTTCTGGCGGGTGAACGAGGGCCGCCTGCGCAAGGCGCTGACCGACTGATGCCGGCCGGGTGCCGCAACTGACCGAGCAGTCCAAAGCGGTCGGCTGGGTCGCTTAGGACCGATCGACGGTGGCTGGTCTCGGGGGCGGGATACGCGGAGGAGAGTGTGCGGTTTTGCCCCCAGAAGTAAAGGAACAGTGGTGCGGATGCGCCGGTTCCCCAGGAGCGCGCCGGGGGCGCGTGAGCCCGGTCACGTTGGGCGGGCAAAACGGACACCATCTTTGTGCACGCGTTCACAAAGACATAGCCTGCTTTCGACGGGGCGGTCATGTAGGGACGTATGACCGCCTACAGCCCCGCTCTACCCGCAGGAGCACCGTGGCAACTGGCCGAACTCACCGACCGGCGACCCGCAGCCGAGGGATTCCCGAGGCCACCGTCGCCCGGCTTCCGCTGTACCTCCGCGCTCTGACCGCGCTGTCGGAGCGCTCGGTGCCCACGGTCTCCTCCGAGGAGCTCGCGGCCGCGGCGGGGGTCAACTCCGCGAAGCTGCGCAAGGACTTCTCCTACCTCGGCTCCTACGGGACCCGGGGCGTCGGCTACGACGTCGAGTATCTCGTCTACCAGATCTCCCGCGAACTGGGCCTCACCCAGGACTGGCCCGTCGTGATCGTCGGTATCGGCAACCTCGGCGCCGCCCTCGCCAACTACGGCGGGTTCGCCTCCCGCGGCTTCCGGGTCGCCGCGCTGATCGACGCCGACCCGGCCATGGCGGGCAAGCCCGTCGCCGGCATTCCCGTGCAGCACTCCGACGACCTGGAGAAGATCATCCAGGACAACGGCGTGTCGATCGGTGTCATCGCCACCCCCGCCGGTGCCGCCCAGCAGGTCTGCGACCGGCTCGTGGCCGCCGGCGTCACCTCCATCCTGAACTTCGCGCCGACCGTGCTGTCCGTCCCCGAAGGCGTCGACGTGCGCAAGGTCGACCTCTCCATCGAGCTGCAGATCCTCGCCTTCCACGAGCAGCGCAAGGCCGGCGAGGAGGCCGCCGCCTCCGACGGCGGCGTCCCGGCCGCCGCCGCGCGCAGCGACTCCGCCGACCAGGGACCCGACGGGGACATGCCCGCCGTGATGCCGGCATGAGCCTCCTCGTCGTCGGACTCAGCCACCGCAGCGCTCCCGTCAGCGTGCTGGAGCGGGCCTCGCTCAACGCGGACGCGCAGGTCAAGCTGCTCCAGGACACGGTCGCCGCCGAACCGGCCGCCGAGGCCGCGCTGCTCGCCACCTGCAATCGCATCGAGCTCTACGCCGACGTGGACAAGTTCCACGCCGGTGTCGCCGAGCTGTCCACGCTGCTCGCCCAGCACAGCGGGGTCGGCCTGGAGGAACTCACTCCCTATCTCTACGTGCACTACGAGGACCGGGCCGTCCACCACCTGTTCTCGGTGGCCTGCGGCCTGGACTCGATGGTCGTCGGCGAGGGGCAGATCCTCGGCCAGATCAAGGACTCCCTGAACCGCGCCCAGGAGCTCAACTCCGCGGGCCGGCTGCTGAACGACCTGTTCCAGCAGGCCCTGAGGGTCGGCAAGCGCGCCCACTCCGAGACCGGCATCGACCGCGCAGGCCAGTCCCTGGTCACCTTCGGCCTGGAGCAACTGGCCGCGGGCGGCGAGGTGCAGACCTGGGCCCGGGGCAAGAAGGCCCTGGTCATCGGCGCCGGGTCGATGTCCTCCCTGGCCGCGGCGACGCTCGCGCGGGCCGGGGTCGCCGAGGTCGTCATCGCCAACCGCACCCAGGACCGCGCGGAGCGACTGGCGCAGATACTGGCCGAGGGCGACGACACGGACGTGCTGGCCCGCGCGGTCCCGATGGAGTCGGTGCCGGTCGAGCTGACACGTGCCGATGTCGCCGTCTCCTGCACCGGCGCGACGGGCCTGGTCCTGACGGCCGAGTCGGTCGCCGCCGCGGTGGAGGGCCGTACGGCCACGCCGTCCGCCGTGGCCGACGGCGACGGGCCGCCCGCTCCGGACGGCGAGCCGGGCCGGACGGCGGGCGCGGAGCGGGGCAACCTGCCGGCGACCGGCCTCGGCGGCGAGGACGGCTGTCCGCTGGACCTGTCCGCGGTGCAGGGCACCGCCGGATTCTCCGTGCTGGGCGAGGCGGCCGTGGCCGGTATGGCCGCCGCCGACCTGGAGCAGCACGCGGCGTGGGTGGACAACGGCACGGTGGGCGGCGCCCAGCGCGCGGCCAGGCCGGGGACGGCAGGCCCGCTCGACCCCGCCTCGGACGCCGACGCCATCGCCGCGCTCGCCGCGACCGTGGCCGCCGTCGGCCGGATCCCCGAGCGGCGCCGGCCCGAGCCGGCCGACGAGCCGCCGCGGCCCGAGCCCGTGCTCTTCCTGCTCGACCTGGCGATGCCGCGCGACATAGACGCGGCCGCGCACCGGCTGGGCGGGGTGCGGCTGGTGGACATCGAGTCGCTGGCGGAGGCCTCCGCGGGCGCTCCGATGGCTGCCGATGTGGACCAGGTCAGGCGTATCGTCTCCGACGAGGTCGCGGCCTTCGGGGCAGCACTGCGGGCCGCGCACATCACGCCGACCGTGGTCGCCCTGCGCACCATGGCCGCCGATGTCGTGGCCAGCGAGATCGCCCGCCTGGACGGACGGCTTCCCGGCCTCGACGACAAGCACCGCGCGGAGATCACCCAGACCGTTCGGCGCGTGGTGGACAAGCTGCTGCACGCGCCGACCGTACGGGTCAAGCAACTCGCGGCCGAGCCCGGCGGCGCCGGGTACGCGGACGCGCTGCGGACCCTGTTCGACCTCGACCCGGAGGCGGTAGCCGCCGTCTCCCGGGCCGAGGACAGCACAGAGAAAGACCGAGGGCCGGCATGAACGACAAGGCACTACGGCTCGGCACCCGGCGGAGCAGGCTCGCCATGGCCCAGTCCGGGCAGGTGGCCGAGGCCGTGAGCCGGGTGACCGGGCGGCCCGTCGAGCTCGTCGAGATCACCACGTACGGCGACGTCTCGCGTGAGGCACTCGCCCAGATCGGCGGCACGGGTGTGTTCGTGACCGCTCTGCGCGACGCGCTGCTCAAGGGCGAGGTCGACTTCGCGGTGCACTCGCTGAAGGACCTGCCGACCACGCAGCCCGATGAACTGGTGGTGGCGGCCGTACCCGCGCGGGAGGACCCGCGGGACGTGATCGTCGCCCGGGACGCGCTGAAGTTCACCGACCTGCCGAGCGGGGCCCGCATCGGTACCGGTTCGCCGCGCCGCATGGCCCAGCTCAACGCGTACGCGCGCAGCCACGGCCTGGACATAGCGACGGTCCCGATCCGCGGCAACGTCGACACCCGCATCGGATACGTACGGTCCGGCGAACTCGACGCCGTCGTGCTGGCCGCCGCCGGACTGAACCGGATCGGCCGGGGCGACGAAGTGACCGACTTCCTGTCGGTCGACACGGTTTTGCCCGCCCCCGGCCAGGGGGCCCTGGCGATCGAGTGTGCCGCGGGCAACGCGGACCTCGTCGCCGCGCTCGCCGAACTCGACGACCCGCTCACGCGGGTCGCCGTGACGGCCGAGCGGTCACTGCTCGCCGCCCTGGAGGCCGGTTGCAGCGCCCCTGTGGGCGCGCTGGCCGACCTTTTGGCCGACGGGCAGATTGTCAAGGAAATGCGCCTGCGCGGCGTCGTCGGCACCACCGACGGCACGCGCATGGTGCAGCTGTCCACCACCGGTCCCGTGCCCGAGACGCACGACCGGGCAACGGCGCTCGGTCGCGAACTCGCGGCCGAGATGCTCGCCCAGGGCGCGGCCGGTCTGATGGGGGAGCGAGCACATTGAGCCCCACCGCCCTTTCCGCCGGTCCTGAACACGGGCACGTCACCTTCCTGGGTGCCGGACCCGGAGATCCGGGACTGCTTACTCTGCGCGCCGTCGAGGCGCTGGCGCACGCGGACGTCCTCGTCGCCGAGCACGAAGTGCTCGACGTCGTACGTCAGCACGCCAGGCAGGGCGTCTCCGAAGTGCACACGGACTCGGATCCTTCCCAGGAGCCGGGTCCGGGCACAGGAGCGCCCCAGCTGACGGTAGTTGACGGCTCGTCAACCGCCGTCGCCGCCCCCGCGGTGCGGGATGCCGCACATCTTGTCATGGAGGCCGCGCGGGGCGGCAGGCGGGTCGTGCGTGCGGTGTCCGGGGACCCCGGGCTCGACACGTACGCCGCCGAGGAGATGCTGGCGTGCGCCGCCGCCGGGGTGCCCTTCGAGGTCGTCCCCGGTATCGCGAGCGCCGTCGGTGTGCCCGCGTACGCCGGTGTGCCGCTGCGCGACGCGCAGGGCGCGGACGTGCGATTCGTCGACGCGCGCACGGCGTCGGACCGGTGCTGGACGGAGGTCGGGGCGTCGGACGGCACGGTCGTCGTGTCCACCACCCTGGACTCCGTCGCCGCGGCGGCCGGCGAGCTCGTCTCCGCGGGCCGCAAGCCGGACACCCCGATGACGGTCACCGTCGCCGGTACGACCACCCGGCAGCGCACCTGGACCGCCACGCTCGGCACGATCGCGCAGACGCTGAAGCAGGCCAAGGTGCTGCCCTCGCCCGACGGCGGCCGGCCGGTGATAGCCGTGGTCGGTGAGCGTTCCGCCGCCGCCCAGCGCGACCAGCTCGCGTGGTTCGAGTCCAAGCCGCTGTTCGGCTGGAAGGTGCTCGTGCCGCGTACCAAGGAGCAGGCGGCGTCGCTCTCCGACCAACTGCGGTCGTACGGGGCCGTGCCGCACGAGGTGCCGACCATCGCCGTCGAGCCGCCGCGCACGCCCCAGCAGATGGAGCGGGCGGTCAAGGGGCTCGTGACCGGCCGCTACGAGTGGATCGCCTTCACCTCCGTGAACGCCGTCAAGGCCGTGCGGGAGAAGTTCGAGGAGTACGGGCTCGACGCGCGTGCCTTCGCGGGCATCAAGGTCGCGGCCGTCGGCGAGCAGACCGCCAAGGCGCTGATCGCCTTCGGCGTGAAGCCGGACCTGGTGCCGAGCGGTGAGCAGTCGGCCGCCGGTCTGCTGGAGGACTGGCCCCCCTACGACCCGGTCTTCGACCCCATCGACCGGGTGTTCCTGCCGCGGGCCGACATCGCCACGGAGACGCTGGTCGCCGGGCTGATCGAGCTGGGCTGGGAGGTCGACGACGTCACGGCCTACCGGACCGTGCGGGCCTCGCCGCCGCCGGCGGAGACCCGGGAGGCGATCAAGGGCGGCGGGTTCGACGCCGTGCTGTTCACGTCGTCGTCGACCGTGCGGAACCTGGTCGGTATCGCCGGCAAGCCGCACAACGTCACCGTCATCGCGTGTATCGGGCCGGCCACGGCGAAGACCGCCGAGGAGCACGGGCTCCGGGTGGACGTGATGGCTCCGGAGCCGTCCGTGCACAAGCTGGCGGAGGCGCTGGCCGACTTCGGCGCGAAGCGGAGAGCTGCCGCTCTCGAAGCCGGGGATCCGGTGACGCGGCCGAGTGAGAGGCGGCCGGGGGCTCGGCGGCGGCGGTCTACGACCTGAGGGTCGACCGAGGTTGTCGGCTGCGGCTACGCGGGGGTCACCGCGTGGCCGTAGCGCAGCAGGTTGTCCGGGTCGTAGGTGGCCTTGTCGTGGCGTAGGCGTTCGTAGACCTCCGGGGTCCAGGCGCGGGCGCGGTCCTGTTCGTCGCCCGGGGTGCCGTGGATGTTGACCATGGTGCGGCCCGTGCCGTAGGGGGCCATGGCCGTGTAGAGCTGTTCCGTGGCCCGTTCGATGGCCTCGGCGGCGGGTGGCGCGGCCAGGATGCCGACCGAGTCGATGAAGTACTGGGCGTCGCGGGCGCAGATCGCGTCCTCGACGGGGGACGGGCGGGACATCGCGCCGCCCATGTGGCGTATCTCCACCATCAGCAGCGGGTGGTCGACGCCTGCCGCGGGGCCGGCCTGGTCCAGGAACGTGCGGACGGCGTCGGGGGGCAGGTCGCGCAGGAGCAGGCAGGACTCCCTTGCGGGGAGCGGGTCCTGCGGTTCCATGTGGATGCGGTTCAGGGCCGCGTGGTCCATCACCTCGACCGTGTCGACGGCCACGGGGGCGGCCGCGCGGAGCGGTGCGATCAGTGCCTCGCCCTCGGCCGGGAGGCCCGGCCAGGCGATCGCCACGCGGGCCCAGAAGCCGCCGCGCAGTGGCTCCGGGATCTGCGGGATGGGCGGCAGGCGCAGGATCGTGAACGCGCTGCACATCTGGTCCGGGATCGTGCGGGTCCAGTCCACCCAGGCCCGGAGCAGGGTCTCGGCGTGTTCGCCCGGGCAGTAGATGCCGCCGCCGTAGAGGCGGGGGAGGGGGAGCAGTTCGGTGACGAGCGAGGTGACGACGCCTGCGTTGCCCTTGCCGCCGCGCAGGGCCCAGAACAGTTCCGGTTCGTGCTGGGGGTCCGTTTCGCGCAGCCGGCCGTCCGGGGTGACGACCTGGAAGGAGCGGACCAGGTCGGCGGAGTAGCCGTAGGCGCGGCCGAGGACGGGGAGTCCGCCGCCGAGGGTGTAGCCGACGACGCCCGCGTCCGTGGAGGTCCCGCTGAGGCCGGCGAGGCCGTGCGGGGCGGCTGCGGCCATGACGTGGCTCCACTTCGCGCCCGCGGCGATGGTGGCCGTGCGGGTGGTGGGGTCCACCTGCACGTCGGTCATGCGGGACGTGTTGATGAGGAGGCCCTGTTCGATGGGGAAGTTGGCGCCGTGGCCGGTGGCCTGGACGGCGACCGGCGTGCGGGTGGCTTTCGCCCAGCGCATGGCGGTGACGATGTCATCGGGGCCGGTTGCTCCGATGACCACGTCGGGGGTGTGGAGGGCGGCCAGGTTGAAGCCGGTGACCTCGTCGGCGTAGGCCGGGTCGCCGGGGCGTAGGACCGGGCCGTGTATGTCCGAGAGGGCGAAGAGGTCGGGCGTGTCGTGGCGGGTGGTCATCGCGTCCTCCGTGGGGGCGTACGGAGGGACGGCGGCGGCGAGGGTGGTGTTGGCCGTCGGGGTCCTTGTCCTTGGTTGTTGTTTTCAGGATGGACCTGGGGGGTGGTGGGCGCATTGTGGGGCTGTGGGGTGCTGGGTACTCGGCGTGGGGGCTGCGGCCGGGTGGGTGCGCAGGGGGTACATGCCCGCAGCTGAGTCCCGACAGTGCGTCGGCATCGGGGCGTATGGGGCGGGCGTAGCGTAGGTGGCATGACGACGTACGGATCTTTTCCCGGTACGCGGCCGCGGCGTTTGCGGAGCACTCCCGTCATGCGTCGGATGGTCGCCGAGACGCGGTTGCACCCCGCCGATTTCATTCTTCCGGCCTTCGTGCGGGAGGGCGTCAGCGAGCCGGTGCCGATCGGGGCCATGCCGGGGGTCGTGCAGCACACCCGGGACAGTTTGAAGAAGGCCGCCGCGGAGGCCGTCGCGGCGGGGATCTCCGGGATCATGCTGTTCGGCGTGCCGGAGGAGTCGAGGAAGGACGCCCTCGGGACGCCGGGGACCGACCCGGACGGGATTCTCCAGGTCGCCATCCGGGACGTGCGGGCCGAGGTCGGTGACGATCTGCTCGTCATGTCCGATCTGTGTCTCGACGAGACCACCGATCACGGGCACTGCGGGGTGCTGGACGACCAGGGGCGGGTCGACAACGACGCGACCCTGGAGCGGTACGCCGAGATGGCCCAGGTGCAGGCCGATGCCGGGGCCCATGTGGTCGGCCCCAGCGGAATGATGGACGGGCAGATCGGTGTCGTCCGTGACGCCCTCGACCAGATCGGGCGGGAGGACGTCGCCATCCTGGCCTATACCGCCAAGTACGCCTCCGCCTTCTACGGGCCGTTCCGGGAGGCCGTCGGCTCGTCCCTGCGGGGGGACCGGAAGACCTACCAGCAGGATCCCGCGAACGTGCGTGAGTCCCTGCGGGAGCTGGCCCTCGATCTGGAGGAGGGCGCGGACATGGTCATGGTGAAGCCCGCGGGGCCCTACCTGGACATCCTCGCCCGGGTTGCGGACACCGTGGACGTGCCCGTCGCCGCCTATCAGATCTCCGGCGAGTACTCGATGATCGAGGCCGCCGCCGAGAAGGGCTGGATCGACCGGGACCGCGCGATCATGGAGTCCCTGACCGGTATCCGGCGGGCGGGCGCCCGGAGCATCCTCACCTATTGGGCCACCGAGGTGGCCCAGCGGCTCAAGGATCAGTAGGACAGGGCCTGCTCCAGGTCCCGCAGCCAGTACGTGACGGTCAGTGAGCTGTCGTAGTACACGCCCTCGGAGGGCAGCTGCGGGATCGCCGAGGGGCCGCCGCTGCTGTGCGGCGTGCGGCCCTGGAAGCCGACCGTGAGCTTGCGGCCGGTGGTGCCGCGCTACGGGGTGCTCGCCAAGCGGCTCCAGGCTGCATCGGCGGTGGGTGCCGGCGGATGCGGACCGTGGGCGTAAGGGGACTGCTGCCACTCCGGCCGCGGCGCTGGAGCAGGACGTGTCCGCCTGGGTGGGGGCGATGGGGACCGTTCCGTCGGGGCGGCAGTATCTGAAGGTCACCGTGCAGGGCACCGGGAAGGCGACGGTGGTCGTCGACGGGCTGACGGCCCGTATGGCCGGCAAGCGTGCGCCGCTCGCCTGGAACGACTACGCCATGGACCATCCGGGCGTCGGCTGCGGCGGCAACGTCCCGCCCCGTTCCTTCACGGTCGCCCTCGACGCCGCGCGTCCCGACCTCGTCCCGGAGGCGAAGCACGACGACTCCCCGTTCTCGGTGAGCGAGTCCGCCCCGGAGGTCTGCTGCATCCGGGCGGGCCGACGCCTCCGCGTGCGACATCAGCTGGTACCTGGAGCGGAGCTGGTCCAGCGGCGGCCGGAGCGGCACCCTGCCGGTGAACGACGAGGGCCGGCCCTTCCGTACGAGCGGCAACAACGGGCGTCCGGCGTACGAGTTCCCGCTGGGCGGCGACAAGTGGGTCGAGGCCGGGACCACCGACTAGTCAGTGAAACTCGTGTACCAGCTCGATCCTGCCGACGATGCGGGCGTTGAACTCGTCGAGTTCCTCGGCGAAGATCGGCTGCTCGAGGAGCCGGGGCGGCCAGGCGTGCCAGTCGAGCTCCCGTACCAGATCCAGCTCCTTGGGGCCGGTGGGGCGCCACGGGGTCGTCGTCGGCGGCTGGCCGGGGTGCATGGGCACCATCAAATCACTTGAACCGTTAGGTTGTTGACCGCCGTAGTGGTTGTTGATTGAACCACCTATTCTTCAGGGAGACGTCCATGAACGGTGACGCGCTCAGCCAGGATCCCGCCGAGCTGCAGAGGAGAATCGACAGCAGCAAGGCGCACCCGGCCCGGGTCTACGACGTCTTCCTCGGCGGCAAGGACCACTACCCGGCCGACCGGGACGCGGCCGCCGCCGCGCTCGCCGCCAACCCGCGCGGTTACCTCGACGTACGGCACAACCGCGACTTCCTGCGCCGCGCGGTGACCACGCTGGTCGAGCGGGACGGCATCCGGCAGTTCCTCGACATCGGCACGG
This region of Streptomyces caelestis genomic DNA includes:
- a CDS encoding HAD family hydrolase: MAALGWLTPRRRSATARSVLAGEASAEAARKSSQEAVGTPEEPQFPVHGDDQAAAFFDLDNTVMQGAALFHFGRGLYKRKFFETRDLARFAWQQAWFRLAGVEDPEHMQEARDSALSIVKGHRVAELQSIGEEIYDEYMAERIWPGTRALAQAHLDAGQRVWLVTAAPVEIAQVIARRLGLTGALGTVAESVDGVYTGKLVGEPLHGPAKAEAVRALAAAEGLDLSRCAAYSDSHNDIPMLSLVGHPYAINPDSKLRKHARELDWRLRDYRTGRKAAKVGIPAAAGVGAVAGGTAAAIALHRRRR
- the hemB gene encoding porphobilinogen synthase; this translates as MTTYGSFPGTRPRRLRSTPVMRRMVAETRLHPADFILPAFVREGVSEPVPIGAMPGVVQHTRDSLKKAAAEAVAAGISGIMLFGVPEESRKDALGTPGTDPDGILQVAIRDVRAEVGDDLLVMSDLCLDETTDHGHCGVLDDQGRVDNDATLERYAEMAQVQADAGAHVVGPSGMMDGQIGVVRDALDQIGREDVAILAYTAKYASAFYGPFREAVGSSLRGDRKTYQQDPANVRESLRELALDLEEGADMVMVKPAGPYLDILARVADTVDVPVAAYQISGEYSMIEAAAEKGWIDRDRAIMESLTGIRRAGARSILTYWATEVAQRLKDQ
- a CDS encoding FAD-binding oxidoreductase, giving the protein MTTRHDTPDLFALSDIHGPVLRPGDPAYADEVTGFNLAALHTPDVVIGATGPDDIVTAMRWAKATRTPVAVQATGHGANFPIEQGLLINTSRMTDVQVDPTTRTATIAAGAKWSHVMAAAAPHGLAGLSGTSTDAGVVGYTLGGGLPVLGRAYGYSADLVRSFQVVTPDGRLRETDPQHEPELFWALRGGKGNAGVVTSLVTELLPLPRLYGGGIYCPGEHAETLLRAWVDWTRTIPDQMCSAFTILRLPPIPQIPEPLRGGFWARVAIAWPGLPAEGEALIAPLRAAAPVAVDTVEVMDHAALNRIHMEPQDPLPARESCLLLRDLPPDAVRTFLDQAGPAAGVDHPLLMVEIRHMGGAMSRPSPVEDAICARDAQYFIDSVGILAAPPAAEAIERATEQLYTAMAPYGTGRTMVNIHGTPGDEQDRARAWTPEVYERLRHDKATYDPDNLLRYGHAVTPA
- a CDS encoding glutamyl-tRNA reductase, with the translated sequence MSLLVVGLSHRSAPVSVLERASLNADAQVKLLQDTVAAEPAAEAALLATCNRIELYADVDKFHAGVAELSTLLAQHSGVGLEELTPYLYVHYEDRAVHHLFSVACGLDSMVVGEGQILGQIKDSLNRAQELNSAGRLLNDLFQQALRVGKRAHSETGIDRAGQSLVTFGLEQLAAGGEVQTWARGKKALVIGAGSMSSLAAATLARAGVAEVVIANRTQDRAERLAQILAEGDDTDVLARAVPMESVPVELTRADVAVSCTGATGLVLTAESVAAAVEGRTATPSAVADGDGPPAPDGEPGRTAGAERGNLPATGLGGEDGCPLDLSAVQGTAGFSVLGEAAVAGMAAADLEQHAAWVDNGTVGGAQRAARPGTAGPLDPASDADAIAALAATVAAVGRIPERRRPEPADEPPRPEPVLFLLDLAMPRDIDAAAHRLGGVRLVDIESLAEASAGAPMAADVDQVRRIVSDEVAAFGAALRAAHITPTVVALRTMAADVVASEIARLDGRLPGLDDKHRAEITQTVRRVVDKLLHAPTVRVKQLAAEPGGAGYADALRTLFDLDPEAVAAVSRAEDSTEKDRGPA
- the hemC gene encoding hydroxymethylbilane synthase, producing the protein MNDKALRLGTRRSRLAMAQSGQVAEAVSRVTGRPVELVEITTYGDVSREALAQIGGTGVFVTALRDALLKGEVDFAVHSLKDLPTTQPDELVVAAVPAREDPRDVIVARDALKFTDLPSGARIGTGSPRRMAQLNAYARSHGLDIATVPIRGNVDTRIGYVRSGELDAVVLAAAGLNRIGRGDEVTDFLSVDTVLPAPGQGALAIECAAGNADLVAALAELDDPLTRVAVTAERSLLAALEAGCSAPVGALADLLADGQIVKEMRLRGVVGTTDGTRMVQLSTTGPVPETHDRATALGRELAAEMLAQGAAGLMGERAH
- a CDS encoding uroporphyrinogen-III synthase, whose protein sequence is MSPTALSAGPEHGHVTFLGAGPGDPGLLTLRAVEALAHADVLVAEHEVLDVVRQHARQGVSEVHTDSDPSQEPGPGTGAPQLTVVDGSSTAVAAPAVRDAAHLVMEAARGGRRVVRAVSGDPGLDTYAAEEMLACAAAGVPFEVVPGIASAVGVPAYAGVPLRDAQGADVRFVDARTASDRCWTEVGASDGTVVVSTTLDSVAAAAGELVSAGRKPDTPMTVTVAGTTTRQRTWTATLGTIAQTLKQAKVLPSPDGGRPVIAVVGERSAAAQRDQLAWFESKPLFGWKVLVPRTKEQAASLSDQLRSYGAVPHEVPTIAVEPPRTPQQMERAVKGLVTGRYEWIAFTSVNAVKAVREKFEEYGLDARAFAGIKVAAVGEQTAKALIAFGVKPDLVPSGEQSAAGLLEDWPPYDPVFDPIDRVFLPRADIATETLVAGLIELGWEVDDVTAYRTVRASPPPAETREAIKGGGFDAVLFTSSSTVRNLVGIAGKPHNVTVIACIGPATAKTAEEHGLRVDVMAPEPSVHKLAEALADFGAKRRAAALEAGDPVTRPSERRPGARRRRSTT
- a CDS encoding redox-sensing transcriptional repressor Rex, yielding MATGRTHRPATRSRGIPEATVARLPLYLRALTALSERSVPTVSSEELAAAAGVNSAKLRKDFSYLGSYGTRGVGYDVEYLVYQISRELGLTQDWPVVIVGIGNLGAALANYGGFASRGFRVAALIDADPAMAGKPVAGIPVQHSDDLEKIIQDNGVSIGVIATPAGAAQQVCDRLVAAGVTSILNFAPTVLSVPEGVDVRKVDLSIELQILAFHEQRKAGEEAAASDGGVPAAAARSDSADQGPDGDMPAVMPA
- a CDS encoding glutaredoxin family protein, yielding MADMSPLFRRRPPRDRLVTLIRKPGCHLCDDAQVVVEKVCGDLGVPWEQKDITEDRELHDQYWEQIPVVLVDGRQHTFWRVNEGRLRKALTD